From one Humulus lupulus chromosome 8, drHumLupu1.1, whole genome shotgun sequence genomic stretch:
- the LOC133796881 gene encoding golgin candidate 4-like isoform X1 — protein sequence MWSSIENLKENLNKIAQDVHDDEDDDELEIYGVNGGEASPVFDRRNSHSFAHSKSTSRSPLANGIDSPTASPEIDQYKSEIKRLQESEAEIKALSINYAALLKEKEDQISRLNKENGSLKHNLESTAAALNVSRNESHKVSTNGANFLKENSPNRQHKFTSQAKNRHSGNQVNNGVVSKQDGMNNGITNEEFADLLEEKNRSSAAAVQATAEIRQLRLELERERDHHSDLQLKLEEEKKLNESFREELKLLKMEKDKSSLKSNKVQDELNEKISVVKRLQMELNRREAEGANDIVENLKRSIATLEKENASLKMEKNELKATREMSRTPIDEKSLKVESSASFTGKEEMELSLQKLDGEIKEAQRKRDKAIQELTRLKQHLLEKESEESEKMDEDSKIIEELRETNERQRAHILYLEKTLKQAMANHEEVKVTTNNEIQKSKELIDDLNKKLTNCMSTIEAKNIELINLQTALGQYYAEIEAKEHLEGDLAHAREEVAKLSELLKNADIQAEVSKRENDEILSTLLQAERNLTDWKGRVNKLEEDNAKLRRALEQSMTRLNRMSVDSDFLVDRRIVIKLLVTYFQRNYSKEVLDLMVRMLGFTDEDKQRIGVAQQGGGQGVVRGVLGLPGRLVGGILGGGSGQVPANAATDNQSFADLWVDFLLKESEERERREAMDAAASSGQDKEELHRSTNMAENMSPPKPDNRTNSFSTASGFSRTSLFPSQNNTSPFPYRGNSGNSEHSDSEFSTVPLSSSESNFQSNRLLNRY from the exons ATGTGGAGTTCGATAGAAAATTTGAAGGAGAACCTGAATAAGATCGCACAGGATGTGCATGACGATGAAGATGATGACGAGCTCGAGATCTATGGTGTCAATGGAGGCGAGGCGTCGCCAGTCTTTGATCGGAGAAATTCACACAGTTTTGCGCATTCCAAGTCAACTTCTCGCTCGCCGCTAGCGAACGGAATCGATTCCCCTACTGCAAGTCCTGAG ATTGACCAGTACAAATCAGAAATAAAGAGGCTTCAGGAATCGGAAGCAGAAATTAAAGCACTATCAATAAATTACGCAGCTTTGTTAAAGGAGAAAGAG GATCAAATTTCCAGACTGAATAAAGAAAATGGATCATTGAAACATAATTTGGAATCAACTGCTGCAGCTTTAAATGTGTCTAGAAATGAAAGTCATAAGGTCTCAACAAATGGAGCAAATTTTTTGAAG GAGAATTCACCCAATCGACAGCATAAATTCACAAGTCAAGCGAAAAACAGACATTCTGGAAATCAAGTAAATAATGGTGTTGTCTCTAAACAGGATGGAATGAACAATGGAATTACAAATGAG GAGTTTGCAGATTTGCTAGAAGAGAAAAATAGGTCGTCAGCTGCTGCAGTACAGGCCACTGCTGAGATTAGACAATTGCGATTGGAACTTGAAAGGGAACGTGATCATCATTCTGATTTACAACTCAAATTAGAAG AGGAAAAAAAACTGAATGAATCTTTCCGGGAGGAGCTCAAATTGCTAAAAATGGAAAAAGACAAG TCCTCACTCAAGTCAAACAAAGTACAAGATGAGCTGAATGAGAAAATATCCGTGGTAAAACGATTGCAAATGGAGCTGAATAGAAGGGAAGCTGAAGGTGCTAATGACATCGTGGAGAACTTAAAAAGATCTATTGCAACTCTAGAAAAGGAAAATGCTAGTCTTAAG ATGGAGAAGAATGAACTTAAGGCCACTAGGGAAATGAGCAGGACGCCAATTGACGAAAAATCACTG AAGGTAGAGTCATCAGCAAGTTTTACTGGAAAGGAAGAAATGGAGCTATCTCTACAAAAACTGGATGGAGAGATAAAGGAAGCACAGCGCAAAAGGGACAAAGCCATACAAGAGTTGACGCGTCTTAAACAGCATTTGTTAGAAAAG GAATCTGAGGAATCTGAAAAAATGGACGAGGACAGCAAAATTATTGAAGAACTACGAGAAACCAATGAACGCCAAAGGGCACATATATTATACTTAGAGAAGACACTGAAGCAGGCAATGGCAAATCACGAGGAAGTCAAGGTGACCACCAACAATGAAATTCAGAAGTCAAAGGAACTTATTGATGACCTTAATAAGAAACTTACAAACTGTATGAGCACCATAGAAGCGAAAAATATTGAACTTATAAATCTTCAAACTGCTCTTGGCCAGTATTATGCTGAAATTGAAGCTAAG GAACATCTAGAAGGAGATTTGGCTCATGCTAGAGAGGAAGTGGCGAAGCTCTCTGAACTGCTGAAA AATGCAGATATTCAAGCTGAGGTGTCAAAGAGGGAAAATGATGAAATTTTGTCTACGCTTTTGCAAGCTGAAAGGAACCTCACCGATTGGAAGGGCAGAGTAAATAAACTAGAGGAAGACAATGCAAAATTACGGCGAGCTCTTGAGCAGAGCATGACCAGGCTTAATAGGATGTCAGTAGATTCAGATTTCCTTGTTGACAG ACGCATTGTGATCAAATTACTGGTTACTTATTTCCAAAGAAACTACAGCAAGGAG GTTTTGGATCTTATGGTTCGAATGCTGGGTTTCACTGATGAAGATAAACAGCGAATAGGTGTTGCTCAACAAGGTGGAGGACAAGGTGTAGTACGAGGAGTTTTGGGTCTACCTGGCCGCCTGGTTGGTGGCATCTTGGGGGGAGGTTCTGGCCAAGTACCTGCTAATGCAGCAACTGATAACCAG TCTTTTGCAGATCTGTGGGTTGATTTTCTTCTCAAGGAAAgtgaagaaagagagagaagggaggCCATGGATGCTGCGGCTTCTTCCGGACAGGACAAGGAAGAGTTACATAGAAGTACAAACATGGCAGAAAATATGTCTCCACCCAAGCCTGACAATAGAACAAACTCCTTTTCTACTGCATCTGGTTTTTCGAGGACAAGTTTATTCCCAAGCCAAAACAACACAAGCCCTTTTCCCTACCGAGGTAATAGTGGGAACTCTGAACATTCTGATTCCGAGTTCTCAACAGTTCCTCTCTCGTCATCAGAGAGCAATTTCCAAAGCAATAGACTGCTCAACAGATATTGA
- the LOC133796881 gene encoding golgin candidate 4-like isoform X2 — MLSLIIDQYKSEIKRLQESEAEIKALSINYAALLKEKEDQISRLNKENGSLKHNLESTAAALNVSRNESHKVSTNGANFLKENSPNRQHKFTSQAKNRHSGNQVNNGVVSKQDGMNNGITNEEFADLLEEKNRSSAAAVQATAEIRQLRLELERERDHHSDLQLKLEEEKKLNESFREELKLLKMEKDKSSLKSNKVQDELNEKISVVKRLQMELNRREAEGANDIVENLKRSIATLEKENASLKMEKNELKATREMSRTPIDEKSLKVESSASFTGKEEMELSLQKLDGEIKEAQRKRDKAIQELTRLKQHLLEKESEESEKMDEDSKIIEELRETNERQRAHILYLEKTLKQAMANHEEVKVTTNNEIQKSKELIDDLNKKLTNCMSTIEAKNIELINLQTALGQYYAEIEAKEHLEGDLAHAREEVAKLSELLKNADIQAEVSKRENDEILSTLLQAERNLTDWKGRVNKLEEDNAKLRRALEQSMTRLNRMSVDSDFLVDRRIVIKLLVTYFQRNYSKEVLDLMVRMLGFTDEDKQRIGVAQQGGGQGVVRGVLGLPGRLVGGILGGGSGQVPANAATDNQSFADLWVDFLLKESEERERREAMDAAASSGQDKEELHRSTNMAENMSPPKPDNRTNSFSTASGFSRTSLFPSQNNTSPFPYRGNSGNSEHSDSEFSTVPLSSSESNFQSNRLLNRY, encoded by the exons ATGCTAAGTCTAATT ATTGACCAGTACAAATCAGAAATAAAGAGGCTTCAGGAATCGGAAGCAGAAATTAAAGCACTATCAATAAATTACGCAGCTTTGTTAAAGGAGAAAGAG GATCAAATTTCCAGACTGAATAAAGAAAATGGATCATTGAAACATAATTTGGAATCAACTGCTGCAGCTTTAAATGTGTCTAGAAATGAAAGTCATAAGGTCTCAACAAATGGAGCAAATTTTTTGAAG GAGAATTCACCCAATCGACAGCATAAATTCACAAGTCAAGCGAAAAACAGACATTCTGGAAATCAAGTAAATAATGGTGTTGTCTCTAAACAGGATGGAATGAACAATGGAATTACAAATGAG GAGTTTGCAGATTTGCTAGAAGAGAAAAATAGGTCGTCAGCTGCTGCAGTACAGGCCACTGCTGAGATTAGACAATTGCGATTGGAACTTGAAAGGGAACGTGATCATCATTCTGATTTACAACTCAAATTAGAAG AGGAAAAAAAACTGAATGAATCTTTCCGGGAGGAGCTCAAATTGCTAAAAATGGAAAAAGACAAG TCCTCACTCAAGTCAAACAAAGTACAAGATGAGCTGAATGAGAAAATATCCGTGGTAAAACGATTGCAAATGGAGCTGAATAGAAGGGAAGCTGAAGGTGCTAATGACATCGTGGAGAACTTAAAAAGATCTATTGCAACTCTAGAAAAGGAAAATGCTAGTCTTAAG ATGGAGAAGAATGAACTTAAGGCCACTAGGGAAATGAGCAGGACGCCAATTGACGAAAAATCACTG AAGGTAGAGTCATCAGCAAGTTTTACTGGAAAGGAAGAAATGGAGCTATCTCTACAAAAACTGGATGGAGAGATAAAGGAAGCACAGCGCAAAAGGGACAAAGCCATACAAGAGTTGACGCGTCTTAAACAGCATTTGTTAGAAAAG GAATCTGAGGAATCTGAAAAAATGGACGAGGACAGCAAAATTATTGAAGAACTACGAGAAACCAATGAACGCCAAAGGGCACATATATTATACTTAGAGAAGACACTGAAGCAGGCAATGGCAAATCACGAGGAAGTCAAGGTGACCACCAACAATGAAATTCAGAAGTCAAAGGAACTTATTGATGACCTTAATAAGAAACTTACAAACTGTATGAGCACCATAGAAGCGAAAAATATTGAACTTATAAATCTTCAAACTGCTCTTGGCCAGTATTATGCTGAAATTGAAGCTAAG GAACATCTAGAAGGAGATTTGGCTCATGCTAGAGAGGAAGTGGCGAAGCTCTCTGAACTGCTGAAA AATGCAGATATTCAAGCTGAGGTGTCAAAGAGGGAAAATGATGAAATTTTGTCTACGCTTTTGCAAGCTGAAAGGAACCTCACCGATTGGAAGGGCAGAGTAAATAAACTAGAGGAAGACAATGCAAAATTACGGCGAGCTCTTGAGCAGAGCATGACCAGGCTTAATAGGATGTCAGTAGATTCAGATTTCCTTGTTGACAG ACGCATTGTGATCAAATTACTGGTTACTTATTTCCAAAGAAACTACAGCAAGGAG GTTTTGGATCTTATGGTTCGAATGCTGGGTTTCACTGATGAAGATAAACAGCGAATAGGTGTTGCTCAACAAGGTGGAGGACAAGGTGTAGTACGAGGAGTTTTGGGTCTACCTGGCCGCCTGGTTGGTGGCATCTTGGGGGGAGGTTCTGGCCAAGTACCTGCTAATGCAGCAACTGATAACCAG TCTTTTGCAGATCTGTGGGTTGATTTTCTTCTCAAGGAAAgtgaagaaagagagagaagggaggCCATGGATGCTGCGGCTTCTTCCGGACAGGACAAGGAAGAGTTACATAGAAGTACAAACATGGCAGAAAATATGTCTCCACCCAAGCCTGACAATAGAACAAACTCCTTTTCTACTGCATCTGGTTTTTCGAGGACAAGTTTATTCCCAAGCCAAAACAACACAAGCCCTTTTCCCTACCGAGGTAATAGTGGGAACTCTGAACATTCTGATTCCGAGTTCTCAACAGTTCCTCTCTCGTCATCAGAGAGCAATTTCCAAAGCAATAGACTGCTCAACAGATATTGA
- the LOC133796885 gene encoding U11/U12 small nuclear ribonucleoprotein 59 kDa protein-like, which produces MDSTPFQPNVQPPWHPMVAPNQPSTSAFWETRTVLNSLKDLHDTLSLAKSMSKELEMLMVIKDGKGSLEVDNDDSNSGIFKILKDRRIGIESQVSLSVETTNSLMFRLRAQIEPFRVINDEMSPWEEKCAAIRLSNKMKKSKRNKCWRKKKRKLIAEMIAKEHERFDQADQEADEWRAREISNDIAKRKVEKMKEIAKLKAKEERKRLESELELVLIVEKLQELCSIRIQKLKKQDHFLPEEDDKFLERVQAAVEEEERQAIAAADTEAAKGAIATAEESRKATYNLGPESKEISPREDNNQDALVKNHENSNVNMEKESGKQALETQVYGSVANLPIEFYHYYHGSNTDIGTLIEVRRTWDAYIKPGGSRIPWHWVQPPPPANEIWAS; this is translated from the exons ATGGATTCAACTCCCTTTCAACCTAACGTACAACCTCCTTGGCACCCTATGGTAGCCCCTAATCAACCAAGCACAAGTGCCTTTTGGGAAACCAGAACCGTACTTAATAGCCTCAAAGATTTACATGACACTCTCAGTCTTGCGAAATCAAT GAGTAAAGAACTTGAAATGTTGATGGTAATCAAAGATGGTAAAGGGTCTCTAGAAGTAGATAATGATGATTCAAATAGTgggatttttaaaattttgaaagatAGAAGGATTGGTATAGAATCCCAAGTGTCACTTTCAGTGGAAACGACAAATTCTCTGATGTTTAGATTAAGAGCTCAAATTGAACCCTTTAGGGTGATAAATGATGAAATGTCTCCATGGGAGGAAAAATGTGCAGCTATCAGGTTATCTAATAAAATGAAGAAGTCGAAACGAAATAAGTGTTGGAGGAAGAAAAAGAGGAAGCTCATTGCAGAAATGATTGCAAAG GAGCATGAAAGGTTTGACCAAGCTGATCAAGAAGCTGATGAGTGGAGGGCTAGGGAAATTTCCAATGATATTGCAAAACGCAAG GTGGAGAAGATGAAAGAGATTGCAAAGCTGAAAGCGAAAGAGGAGAGAAAGAGGCTAGAATCTGAG CTTGAGCTGGTATTGATTGTGGAGAAACTGCAAGAGTTATGTTCAATTAggattcaaaaattgaaaaaacaag ATCATTTTCTTCCTGAGGAGGATGACAAGTTTCTTGAGAGGGTGCAAGCTGCAGTGGAGGAAGAGGAGCGTCAGGCAATTGCAGCAGCTGATACAGAGGCTGCAAAGGGTGCCATTGCAACTGCTGAAGAATCTAGGAAAGCGACCTATAATCTTGGGCCTGAATCAAAAGAGATAAGCCCCAGGGAAGACAACAATCAGGACGCTCTGGTGAAAAATCATGAGAACTCTAATGTGAACATGGAGAAAGAATCTGGGAAGCAAGCATTAGAGACACAAGTCTATGGTTCTGTTGCAAACCTCCCAATTGAATTCTATCACTATTATCATGGGAGCAATACTGATATAGGCACCCTTATTGAG GTGAGAAGAACATGGGATGCCTACATAAAACCAGGAGGAAG CCGCATACCATGGCACTGGGTTCAACCGCCACCTCCTGCGAATGAGATTTGGGCTTCGTAG